From the Malus domestica chromosome 17, GDT2T_hap1 genome, one window contains:
- the LOC103405309 gene encoding uncharacterized protein isoform X2, whose product MKLRQSPMDIFSANPKTFKLHRKSPFARKLKSSIAVKLPQFLSEYTDDVLAEYITVLVCNGKHQYQAKEDLEAFLGDVTVDFVSWLWNLMLEYAGQSSADTGLLNADEVATVSYQESKRCKGASTDRCAEFQNHSTRHADELLMKDDKAYHMSTCDPVSCEDVKLAKGFQSVPFSEVNTKKTLSRSCRNEILKRPIATDNINCELVRRTRCINKINQILKHESSELPKELLHLPKREAESKVTQYVISGHPCPKEICGSNPLESSLSPRLIGTGFVHSKKPRGSVWDRLGKPCEDIFVGHKNVHFYGVGHMTQDGGVHNQPPLMPLKRNLEVPALGTRSYSHPVETRKLNRGGSAMGEPHSANNIGRKRLFGEIRAGPGTGSASLVHERNMDPQYKDISQNFKKPNLTKNGSRTTQKLASEVLEVKERLHQIEMEMSKLQSKQVVKVDHLSKSDIRKDLENNTEIESRTVLVTNVHFSATREALSSFFAKCGGVFNVVILTDVVTAKPQGSAYVTFDSKESVDKALALSGTTFYSRIVKVLRIREAASAASAPNQISAKTFHAHVPHGNKNAIPKTPHFGSSSLQWRREPSTDPSAAAPKHLSDSDKEGNASSTVPAATAGV is encoded by the exons ATGAAACTACGACAATCTCCGATGGATATTTTCTCGGCGAACCCTAAGACCTTCAAGCTCCACAGGAAATCGCCTTTCGCTCGGAAGCTCAAATCCTCCATTGCCGTCAAGCTTCCTCAATTTCTCTCCGAGTACACAGACGACGTCCTCGCT GAATATATAACAGTGCTGGTTTGTAATGGAAAGCATCAATATCAGGCAAAAGAGGATTTAGAGGCGTTTCTTGGCGACGTGACTGTAGATTTTGTATCCTG GTTATGGAATCTTATGTTGGAATATGCTGGTCAATCTTCTGCAGACACTGGCTTATTGAATGCAGATGAAGTTGCTACTGTTAGTTACCAAGAGAGTAAGAGATGCAAGGGTGCAAGCACAGACAGATGTGCAGAATTCCAGAATCATTCTACTAGACATGCTGATGAACTTTTG ATGAAAGATGATAAGGCCTACCATATGTCAACATGTGATCCTGTTTCTTGTGAGGATGTGAAACTTGCTAAAGGTTTTCAATCTGTCCCTTTCAGTGAGGTGAATACCAAGAAAACATTGTCACGGTCATGCAGAAATGAAATTCTGAAAAGACCTATTGCAACTGATAATATCAATTGTGAGCTAGTTAGAAGAACTCGgtgtataaataaaattaaccaG ATTCTCAAGCATGAATCAAGTGAGTTGCCTAAGGAGCTCTTACATTTGCCGAAAAGAGAGGCAGAGTCTAAGGTTACGCAATATGTCATATCAG GACATCCTTGTCCTAAAGAGATCTGTGGCAGTAACCCATTAGAAAGCAGTCTGTCACCAAGATTAATAGGTACAGGGTTTGTGCATAGTAAAAAACCTCGGGGTAGTGTTTGGGATAGATTGGGCAAGCCATGTGAGGACATATTTGTAGGGCACAAGAATGTTCATTTTTATGGTGTTGGCCATATGACACAAGATGGAGGAGTCCATAACCAGCCCCCATTAATGCCTCTGAAGAGAAATCTTGAAGTTCCTGCTCTTGGGACGAGGTCTTATAGTCACCCTGTTGAGACAAGGAAACTGAACCGTGGTGGTAGTGCAATGGGTGAACCTCATAGTGCAAACAATATTGGACGTAAGAGGCTCTTTGGCGAAATCAGGGCAGGCCCTGGCACTGGTTCAGCTTCTTTGGTGCATGAGAGAAACATGGATCCTCAGTACAAAGATATCTCACAGAATTTCAAGAAGCCAAACTTGACCAAAAATGGTTCGAGGACTACTCAGAAACTGGCATCA GAAGTGCTTGAGGTAAAAGAAAGATTGCATCAAATTGAAATGGAAATGTCAAAGCTTCAATCAAAGCAGGTGGTGAAAGTCGATCATTTGTCAAAATCTG aTATACGAAAGGATTTGGAGAACAACACTGAGATTGAGTCAAGGACTGTATTGGTGACAAAT gtacATTTTTCAGCAACTAGAGAAGCTTTGTCATCATTCTTTGCCAAGTGTGGAGGGGTTTTCAATGTGGTGATTCTGACAGACGTAGTAACTGCTAAACCACAAGG GTCTGCTTATGTTACCTTTGATAGCAAGGAATCTGTTGACAAAGCCTTGGCATTGAGTGGGACAACGTTTTATTCAAGAATAGTGAAG GTTCTAAGGATACGAGAAGCAGCTTCTGCAGCATCAGCCCCAAACCAGATTTCTGCAAAGACTTTCCACGCACATGTACCCCATGGCAACAAAAACGCTATCCCCAAAACACCACATTTTGGGAGCTCTAGTCTACAGTGGCGGAGAGAGCCTAGCACTGATCCATCAGCAGCAGCCCCCAAACATCTTTCTGATTCAGACAAAGAAGGGAATGCTTCATCAACAGTGCCCGCTGCAACTGCAGGTGTTTAA
- the LOC103405309 gene encoding uncharacterized protein isoform X3, which produces MKLRQSPMDIFSANPKTFKLHRKSPFARKLKSSIAVKLPQFLSEYTDDVLAEYITVLVCNGKHQYQAKEDLEAFLGDVTVDFVSWLWNLMLEYAGQSSADTGLLNADEVATVSYQESKRCKGASTDRCAEFQNHSTRHADELLMKDDKAYHMSTCDPVSCEDVKLAKGFQSVPFSEILKHESSELPKELLHLPKREAESKVTQYVISGHPCPKEICGSNPLESSLSPRLIGTGFVHSKKPRGSVWDRLGKPCEDIFVGHKNVHFYGVGHMTQDGGVHNQPPLMPLKRNLEVPALGTRSYSHPVETRKLNRGGSAMGEPHSANNIGRKRLFGEIRAGPGTGSASLVHERNMDPQYKDISQNFKKPNLTKNGSRTTQKLASEVLEVKERLHQIEMEMSKLQSKQVVKVDHLSKSELETNVCVHKCRGWGKVVLGGCVLMQAFTDIRKDLENNTEIESRTVLVTNVHFSATREALSSFFAKCGGVFNVVILTDVVTAKPQGSAYVTFDSKESVDKALALSGTTFYSRIVKVLRIREAASAASAPNQISAKTFHAHVPHGNKNAIPKTPHFGSSSLQWRREPSTDPSAAAPKHLSDSDKEGNASSTVPAATAGV; this is translated from the exons ATGAAACTACGACAATCTCCGATGGATATTTTCTCGGCGAACCCTAAGACCTTCAAGCTCCACAGGAAATCGCCTTTCGCTCGGAAGCTCAAATCCTCCATTGCCGTCAAGCTTCCTCAATTTCTCTCCGAGTACACAGACGACGTCCTCGCT GAATATATAACAGTGCTGGTTTGTAATGGAAAGCATCAATATCAGGCAAAAGAGGATTTAGAGGCGTTTCTTGGCGACGTGACTGTAGATTTTGTATCCTG GTTATGGAATCTTATGTTGGAATATGCTGGTCAATCTTCTGCAGACACTGGCTTATTGAATGCAGATGAAGTTGCTACTGTTAGTTACCAAGAGAGTAAGAGATGCAAGGGTGCAAGCACAGACAGATGTGCAGAATTCCAGAATCATTCTACTAGACATGCTGATGAACTTTTG ATGAAAGATGATAAGGCCTACCATATGTCAACATGTGATCCTGTTTCTTGTGAGGATGTGAAACTTGCTAAAGGTTTTCAATCTGTCCCTTTCAGTGAG ATTCTCAAGCATGAATCAAGTGAGTTGCCTAAGGAGCTCTTACATTTGCCGAAAAGAGAGGCAGAGTCTAAGGTTACGCAATATGTCATATCAG GACATCCTTGTCCTAAAGAGATCTGTGGCAGTAACCCATTAGAAAGCAGTCTGTCACCAAGATTAATAGGTACAGGGTTTGTGCATAGTAAAAAACCTCGGGGTAGTGTTTGGGATAGATTGGGCAAGCCATGTGAGGACATATTTGTAGGGCACAAGAATGTTCATTTTTATGGTGTTGGCCATATGACACAAGATGGAGGAGTCCATAACCAGCCCCCATTAATGCCTCTGAAGAGAAATCTTGAAGTTCCTGCTCTTGGGACGAGGTCTTATAGTCACCCTGTTGAGACAAGGAAACTGAACCGTGGTGGTAGTGCAATGGGTGAACCTCATAGTGCAAACAATATTGGACGTAAGAGGCTCTTTGGCGAAATCAGGGCAGGCCCTGGCACTGGTTCAGCTTCTTTGGTGCATGAGAGAAACATGGATCCTCAGTACAAAGATATCTCACAGAATTTCAAGAAGCCAAACTTGACCAAAAATGGTTCGAGGACTACTCAGAAACTGGCATCA GAAGTGCTTGAGGTAAAAGAAAGATTGCATCAAATTGAAATGGAAATGTCAAAGCTTCAATCAAAGCAGGTGGTGAAAGTCGATCATTTGTCAAAATCTG AGCTAGAAACAAATGTCTGTGTGCACAAATGTAGGGGGTGGGGGAAGGTGGTTTTGGGTGGATGTGTtctaatgcaagcatttacagaTATACGAAAGGATTTGGAGAACAACACTGAGATTGAGTCAAGGACTGTATTGGTGACAAAT gtacATTTTTCAGCAACTAGAGAAGCTTTGTCATCATTCTTTGCCAAGTGTGGAGGGGTTTTCAATGTGGTGATTCTGACAGACGTAGTAACTGCTAAACCACAAGG GTCTGCTTATGTTACCTTTGATAGCAAGGAATCTGTTGACAAAGCCTTGGCATTGAGTGGGACAACGTTTTATTCAAGAATAGTGAAG GTTCTAAGGATACGAGAAGCAGCTTCTGCAGCATCAGCCCCAAACCAGATTTCTGCAAAGACTTTCCACGCACATGTACCCCATGGCAACAAAAACGCTATCCCCAAAACACCACATTTTGGGAGCTCTAGTCTACAGTGGCGGAGAGAGCCTAGCACTGATCCATCAGCAGCAGCCCCCAAACATCTTTCTGATTCAGACAAAGAAGGGAATGCTTCATCAACAGTGCCCGCTGCAACTGCAGGTGTTTAA
- the LOC103405309 gene encoding uncharacterized protein isoform X1, translated as MKLRQSPMDIFSANPKTFKLHRKSPFARKLKSSIAVKLPQFLSEYTDDVLAEYITVLVCNGKHQYQAKEDLEAFLGDVTVDFVSWLWNLMLEYAGQSSADTGLLNADEVATVSYQESKRCKGASTDRCAEFQNHSTRHADELLMKDDKAYHMSTCDPVSCEDVKLAKGFQSVPFSEVNTKKTLSRSCRNEILKRPIATDNINCELVRRTRCINKINQILKHESSELPKELLHLPKREAESKVTQYVISGHPCPKEICGSNPLESSLSPRLIGTGFVHSKKPRGSVWDRLGKPCEDIFVGHKNVHFYGVGHMTQDGGVHNQPPLMPLKRNLEVPALGTRSYSHPVETRKLNRGGSAMGEPHSANNIGRKRLFGEIRAGPGTGSASLVHERNMDPQYKDISQNFKKPNLTKNGSRTTQKLASEVLEVKERLHQIEMEMSKLQSKQVVKVDHLSKSELETNVCVHKCRGWGKVVLGGCVLMQAFTDIRKDLENNTEIESRTVLVTNVHFSATREALSSFFAKCGGVFNVVILTDVVTAKPQGSAYVTFDSKESVDKALALSGTTFYSRIVKVLRIREAASAASAPNQISAKTFHAHVPHGNKNAIPKTPHFGSSSLQWRREPSTDPSAAAPKHLSDSDKEGNASSTVPAATAGV; from the exons ATGAAACTACGACAATCTCCGATGGATATTTTCTCGGCGAACCCTAAGACCTTCAAGCTCCACAGGAAATCGCCTTTCGCTCGGAAGCTCAAATCCTCCATTGCCGTCAAGCTTCCTCAATTTCTCTCCGAGTACACAGACGACGTCCTCGCT GAATATATAACAGTGCTGGTTTGTAATGGAAAGCATCAATATCAGGCAAAAGAGGATTTAGAGGCGTTTCTTGGCGACGTGACTGTAGATTTTGTATCCTG GTTATGGAATCTTATGTTGGAATATGCTGGTCAATCTTCTGCAGACACTGGCTTATTGAATGCAGATGAAGTTGCTACTGTTAGTTACCAAGAGAGTAAGAGATGCAAGGGTGCAAGCACAGACAGATGTGCAGAATTCCAGAATCATTCTACTAGACATGCTGATGAACTTTTG ATGAAAGATGATAAGGCCTACCATATGTCAACATGTGATCCTGTTTCTTGTGAGGATGTGAAACTTGCTAAAGGTTTTCAATCTGTCCCTTTCAGTGAGGTGAATACCAAGAAAACATTGTCACGGTCATGCAGAAATGAAATTCTGAAAAGACCTATTGCAACTGATAATATCAATTGTGAGCTAGTTAGAAGAACTCGgtgtataaataaaattaaccaG ATTCTCAAGCATGAATCAAGTGAGTTGCCTAAGGAGCTCTTACATTTGCCGAAAAGAGAGGCAGAGTCTAAGGTTACGCAATATGTCATATCAG GACATCCTTGTCCTAAAGAGATCTGTGGCAGTAACCCATTAGAAAGCAGTCTGTCACCAAGATTAATAGGTACAGGGTTTGTGCATAGTAAAAAACCTCGGGGTAGTGTTTGGGATAGATTGGGCAAGCCATGTGAGGACATATTTGTAGGGCACAAGAATGTTCATTTTTATGGTGTTGGCCATATGACACAAGATGGAGGAGTCCATAACCAGCCCCCATTAATGCCTCTGAAGAGAAATCTTGAAGTTCCTGCTCTTGGGACGAGGTCTTATAGTCACCCTGTTGAGACAAGGAAACTGAACCGTGGTGGTAGTGCAATGGGTGAACCTCATAGTGCAAACAATATTGGACGTAAGAGGCTCTTTGGCGAAATCAGGGCAGGCCCTGGCACTGGTTCAGCTTCTTTGGTGCATGAGAGAAACATGGATCCTCAGTACAAAGATATCTCACAGAATTTCAAGAAGCCAAACTTGACCAAAAATGGTTCGAGGACTACTCAGAAACTGGCATCA GAAGTGCTTGAGGTAAAAGAAAGATTGCATCAAATTGAAATGGAAATGTCAAAGCTTCAATCAAAGCAGGTGGTGAAAGTCGATCATTTGTCAAAATCTG AGCTAGAAACAAATGTCTGTGTGCACAAATGTAGGGGGTGGGGGAAGGTGGTTTTGGGTGGATGTGTtctaatgcaagcatttacagaTATACGAAAGGATTTGGAGAACAACACTGAGATTGAGTCAAGGACTGTATTGGTGACAAAT gtacATTTTTCAGCAACTAGAGAAGCTTTGTCATCATTCTTTGCCAAGTGTGGAGGGGTTTTCAATGTGGTGATTCTGACAGACGTAGTAACTGCTAAACCACAAGG GTCTGCTTATGTTACCTTTGATAGCAAGGAATCTGTTGACAAAGCCTTGGCATTGAGTGGGACAACGTTTTATTCAAGAATAGTGAAG GTTCTAAGGATACGAGAAGCAGCTTCTGCAGCATCAGCCCCAAACCAGATTTCTGCAAAGACTTTCCACGCACATGTACCCCATGGCAACAAAAACGCTATCCCCAAAACACCACATTTTGGGAGCTCTAGTCTACAGTGGCGGAGAGAGCCTAGCACTGATCCATCAGCAGCAGCCCCCAAACATCTTTCTGATTCAGACAAAGAAGGGAATGCTTCATCAACAGTGCCCGCTGCAACTGCAGGTGTTTAA
- the LOC103405309 gene encoding uncharacterized protein isoform X4 translates to MLEYAGQSSADTGLLNADEVATVSYQESKRCKGASTDRCAEFQNHSTRHADELLMKDDKAYHMSTCDPVSCEDVKLAKGFQSVPFSEVNTKKTLSRSCRNEILKRPIATDNINCELVRRTRCINKINQILKHESSELPKELLHLPKREAESKVTQYVISGHPCPKEICGSNPLESSLSPRLIGTGFVHSKKPRGSVWDRLGKPCEDIFVGHKNVHFYGVGHMTQDGGVHNQPPLMPLKRNLEVPALGTRSYSHPVETRKLNRGGSAMGEPHSANNIGRKRLFGEIRAGPGTGSASLVHERNMDPQYKDISQNFKKPNLTKNGSRTTQKLASEVLEVKERLHQIEMEMSKLQSKQVVKVDHLSKSELETNVCVHKCRGWGKVVLGGCVLMQAFTDIRKDLENNTEIESRTVLVTNVHFSATREALSSFFAKCGGVFNVVILTDVVTAKPQGSAYVTFDSKESVDKALALSGTTFYSRIVKVLRIREAASAASAPNQISAKTFHAHVPHGNKNAIPKTPHFGSSSLQWRREPSTDPSAAAPKHLSDSDKEGNASSTVPAATAGV, encoded by the exons ATGTTGGAATATGCTGGTCAATCTTCTGCAGACACTGGCTTATTGAATGCAGATGAAGTTGCTACTGTTAGTTACCAAGAGAGTAAGAGATGCAAGGGTGCAAGCACAGACAGATGTGCAGAATTCCAGAATCATTCTACTAGACATGCTGATGAACTTTTG ATGAAAGATGATAAGGCCTACCATATGTCAACATGTGATCCTGTTTCTTGTGAGGATGTGAAACTTGCTAAAGGTTTTCAATCTGTCCCTTTCAGTGAGGTGAATACCAAGAAAACATTGTCACGGTCATGCAGAAATGAAATTCTGAAAAGACCTATTGCAACTGATAATATCAATTGTGAGCTAGTTAGAAGAACTCGgtgtataaataaaattaaccaG ATTCTCAAGCATGAATCAAGTGAGTTGCCTAAGGAGCTCTTACATTTGCCGAAAAGAGAGGCAGAGTCTAAGGTTACGCAATATGTCATATCAG GACATCCTTGTCCTAAAGAGATCTGTGGCAGTAACCCATTAGAAAGCAGTCTGTCACCAAGATTAATAGGTACAGGGTTTGTGCATAGTAAAAAACCTCGGGGTAGTGTTTGGGATAGATTGGGCAAGCCATGTGAGGACATATTTGTAGGGCACAAGAATGTTCATTTTTATGGTGTTGGCCATATGACACAAGATGGAGGAGTCCATAACCAGCCCCCATTAATGCCTCTGAAGAGAAATCTTGAAGTTCCTGCTCTTGGGACGAGGTCTTATAGTCACCCTGTTGAGACAAGGAAACTGAACCGTGGTGGTAGTGCAATGGGTGAACCTCATAGTGCAAACAATATTGGACGTAAGAGGCTCTTTGGCGAAATCAGGGCAGGCCCTGGCACTGGTTCAGCTTCTTTGGTGCATGAGAGAAACATGGATCCTCAGTACAAAGATATCTCACAGAATTTCAAGAAGCCAAACTTGACCAAAAATGGTTCGAGGACTACTCAGAAACTGGCATCA GAAGTGCTTGAGGTAAAAGAAAGATTGCATCAAATTGAAATGGAAATGTCAAAGCTTCAATCAAAGCAGGTGGTGAAAGTCGATCATTTGTCAAAATCTG AGCTAGAAACAAATGTCTGTGTGCACAAATGTAGGGGGTGGGGGAAGGTGGTTTTGGGTGGATGTGTtctaatgcaagcatttacagaTATACGAAAGGATTTGGAGAACAACACTGAGATTGAGTCAAGGACTGTATTGGTGACAAAT gtacATTTTTCAGCAACTAGAGAAGCTTTGTCATCATTCTTTGCCAAGTGTGGAGGGGTTTTCAATGTGGTGATTCTGACAGACGTAGTAACTGCTAAACCACAAGG GTCTGCTTATGTTACCTTTGATAGCAAGGAATCTGTTGACAAAGCCTTGGCATTGAGTGGGACAACGTTTTATTCAAGAATAGTGAAG GTTCTAAGGATACGAGAAGCAGCTTCTGCAGCATCAGCCCCAAACCAGATTTCTGCAAAGACTTTCCACGCACATGTACCCCATGGCAACAAAAACGCTATCCCCAAAACACCACATTTTGGGAGCTCTAGTCTACAGTGGCGGAGAGAGCCTAGCACTGATCCATCAGCAGCAGCCCCCAAACATCTTTCTGATTCAGACAAAGAAGGGAATGCTTCATCAACAGTGCCCGCTGCAACTGCAGGTGTTTAA
- the LOC103405310 gene encoding exocyst complex component EXO70A1: MADDESFENLKAARKLLKASMEQSSALSSAINEVGLKVERMKERLPSLEAAIRPVGTRKCGLFAMRDQINGAIGPAAAVLKVYDVVRELENSLSFESCSDLHAYLSTMKRLEGALRFLAGSCGLAIPWLHDIVEFLEGDAFANDQSLSNVKKALRILRVLRAIEGCARLDGGVLNAAFNKLETEFVSLLMENNATACIASSPLPVPVIQKLQAIVERLNAADRFEKCVLLYAGVRSLNARRSLQALDLNYLEIQDSEFDDTQSIDSYIEQWGEHLELVVKHFLEFEYKLCNSVFEKTESDAWKRCIARFAEEFRLVSFLQFGRSVTKIKKGPVKLLKLLDVFAVLENLRVNFNRLFGGEACGEIQNLTRDLIKKVVNGACEIFWELPSQVKLQRPFSSPSDGGIPGLVTFITNFYNQLLGEDYKPILIQVLQIHQSWKTDIHEDEDDLLLKQILSTMKEIGLNLDAWSKTYEDISLSYLFMMNNHCHFSQLKGTKLGEIMGNSWLAAHEQYKDYYAALYLRESWGKLLILLTQKGWISPPVGGATDYHQGSDDKKRLKAFNEAFDERYKKHSNWIISDDCLRQKVCQLLVQAVVPVYKSYMQKYGVLLQQDASARKYVKHTTQSLEKMLSSLFQPQRSKYCSTKHIRFIGKLKNVVTNQFRVTLTAM; this comes from the coding sequence ATGGCTGATGATGAAAGTTTTGAGAATCTAAAAGCTGCCCGGAAATTGTTGAAGGCTAGTATGGAGCAGTCTTCAGCTCTTTCGTCGGCGATTAATGAAGTTGGGTTGAAAGTGGAACGCATGAAGGAGAGGTTGCCATCTTTGGAAGCGGCAATTAGGCCCGTTGGGACGCGAAAGTGTGGATTATTTGCAATGAGGGACCAAATCAATGGTGCCATTGGCCCTGCTGCTGCTGTTCTCAAAGTGTATGATGTCGTTCGCGAGCTAGAGAATTCGCTGTCTTTCGAATCATGTTCTGATCTCCACGCTTATCTTTCGACCATGAAAAGGCTTGAAGGGGCATTGAGGTTTCTTGCTGGCAGCTGTGGGCTGGCCATTCCGTGGCTGCATGACATTGTTGAGTTTTTGGAAGGCGACGCATTTGCCAATGATCAAAGCCTCTCGAATGTGAAGAAAGCTCTGAGAATTCTACGGGTGTTGCGCGCAATCGAGGGTTGTGCTCGCCTTGATGGAGGGGTTCTCAATGCTGCGTTCAACAAGCTGGAAACCGAATTTGTAAGCTTATTAATGGAGAACAATGCTACAGCCTGCATTGCTTCATCGCCATTACCAGTGCCGGTAATTCAAAAGCTTCAAGCCATAGTTGAGAGACTGAATGCTGCTGATCGGTTTGAAAAGTGCGTATTGCTGTACGCTGGCGTGCGGAGTTTGAATGCTAGAAGAAGCTTGCAGGCTCTCGATCTCAACTACCTTGAGATACAAGACTCTGAGTTTGATGATACGCAGAGCATCGACTCTTACATTGAGCAATGGGGCGAGCATTTGGAGTTGGTTGTGAAGCATTTTCTCGAGTTTGAGTACAAACTCTGCAACAGTGTCTTTGAGAAGACAGAATCAGATGCTTGGAAGCGCTGCATTGCGAGATTCGCTGAAGAGTTTAGGCTTGTTTCTTTCCTCCAATTTGGCAGGAGTGTCACCAAGATAAAGAAGGGCCCGGTCAAGCTCTTGAAGCTACTAGATGTATTCGCGGTTTTAGAAAATCTAAGGGTCAATTTTAACCGGCTTTTCGGAGGGGAGGCCTGCGGTGAGATTCAGAACCTCACAAGGGATCTGATCAAGAAGGTTGTCAATGGGGCTTGTGAGATTTTCTGGGAACTTCCCAGTCAAGTGAAGTTGCAAAGGCCGTTTTCTTCTCCATCGGATGGTGGCATTCCCGGGCTAGTAACCTTTATAACTAATTTCTACAATCAACTTCTAGGGGAAGACTACAAGCCAATCTTGATCCAGGTCTTGCAGATCCATCAAAGCTGGAAAACCGATATACACGAAGATGAAGATGATCTTCTTTTGAAACAAATTCTTAGCACGATGAAGGAAATCGGGCTAAATTTGGATGCGTGGTCGAAGACCTACGAAGACATCTCCCTCTCCTACCTTTTCATGATGAACAATCACTGCCATTTCAGCCAATTGAAGGGCACAAAGCTTGGGGAAATAATGGGAAACTCTTGGTTAGCAGCACATGAGCAATACAAGGACTACTATGCAGCTCTCTACTTGAGAGAGAGTTGGGGAAAGCTTCTGATTCTCCTAACCCAAAAGGGTTGGATTTCGCCCCCTGTCGGGGGAGCAACGGATTATCATCAGGGCTCCGACGATAAGAAAAGGCTCAAGGCATTCAACGAGGCATTCGACGAGAGGTACAAGAAGCACTCGAATTGGATCATTTCGGACGATTGCTTGAGGCAGAAGGTATGCCAACTTTTGGTGCAGGCAGTTGTACCTGTTTATAAAAGTTACATGCAGAAGTATGGAGTTTTGTTGCAACAAGATGCAAGTGCTAGGAAGTATGTCAAACACACTACACAAAGCTTGGAGAAGATGCTGAGCTCACTCTTTCAGCCCCAGCGTAGCAAGTACTGCAGTACCAAACATATTCGCTTTATCGGCAAGCTGAAAAACGTCGTCACCAATCAGTTTCGTGTTACGCTGACCGCAATGTGA